From the Streptomyces nigrescens genome, one window contains:
- a CDS encoding MarR family winged helix-turn-helix transcriptional regulator produces MGHDAHCVPRPAGAAGAAGSGDDALDHEVEEVIAAVLTASRMLVGVSARALGRTAPSLTLPQLRALVVLDGRGPVKLAALADALGVNPSTALRMADRLEAAGSVTRQANPGNRREVVLSLTDRGRGLVAQVLADRHAEIATIVSRLPADRRAGLVEALRALTDAADEPPVAPRPAPPPEPSAP; encoded by the coding sequence ATGGGGCACGACGCGCACTGCGTACCGCGGCCGGCCGGGGCGGCCGGGGCGGCCGGGTCCGGCGACGACGCTCTTGACCACGAGGTCGAAGAGGTGATCGCCGCGGTGCTGACCGCCTCCCGGATGCTGGTCGGGGTCTCCGCCCGGGCACTCGGCCGGACCGCGCCCTCGCTCACCCTGCCCCAGCTGCGGGCCCTGGTGGTGCTGGACGGCCGGGGCCCGGTCAAGCTCGCCGCGCTGGCCGACGCGCTGGGCGTCAATCCGTCCACCGCGCTGCGGATGGCCGACCGGCTGGAGGCGGCCGGCAGCGTCACCCGGCAGGCCAACCCCGGCAACCGTCGCGAGGTCGTGCTGAGCCTGACGGACCGGGGCCGCGGTCTGGTCGCGCAGGTGCTCGCCGACCGGCACGCGGAGATCGCCACGATCGTGTCCCGGCTGCCGGCCGACCGGCGCGCCGGGCTCGTCGAGGCGCTGCGTGCCCTCACCGACGCGGCGGACGAACCGCCCGTGGCTCCGCGGCCGGCACCGCCGCCCGAACCGTCGGCTCCTTAG
- a CDS encoding agmatinase family protein, giving the protein MEGVPPDVWKWAVDRTPDPKREPGPINLQRYAFVPAYAGIATFFGLPLCLNPDDLRAGHVDVAVVGAPVDMSTGHRGAAYGPRAIRADERILPHTPQMLVNPTTRIKPFEELTVVDYGDAAVDPFSIDNSMEPIRTLVREIAGTGAIPIVLGGDHSILWPDAAAVADVYGAGKVGVIHFDAHPDCSQDLFGHPVSHATPVRRLIEDEHIPGRNFIQIGLRSAIAPDDALFAWMREHGLRAHFMAEIDRRGFDVVLQQAIEEALDGPEYLFVSLDIDVLDPAFAPGTGTPEPPGLTNRELLPALRRICHETPVVGMEVVEVAPHLDPGYTTTMNARRAIFEALTGIAMRRKGLPGPAYVDPEVAGPPPGQQT; this is encoded by the coding sequence GTGGAAGGTGTACCCCCGGACGTCTGGAAATGGGCGGTCGACCGTACGCCCGACCCGAAGCGCGAGCCCGGACCGATCAACCTCCAGCGGTATGCGTTCGTACCGGCCTACGCCGGGATCGCCACGTTCTTCGGGCTGCCGCTGTGCCTCAACCCGGACGACCTGCGTGCGGGCCATGTCGATGTGGCCGTCGTGGGAGCGCCGGTGGACATGTCCACCGGGCACCGGGGGGCGGCCTACGGACCGCGTGCGATCCGGGCCGACGAGCGGATCCTGCCCCACACCCCGCAGATGCTCGTCAATCCCACCACCCGTATCAAGCCCTTCGAGGAACTGACGGTGGTCGACTACGGCGATGCCGCGGTGGACCCGTTCAGCATCGACAACTCCATGGAACCGATCCGCACTCTGGTCCGCGAGATCGCCGGAACAGGCGCGATCCCGATCGTGCTCGGCGGGGACCACTCGATCCTGTGGCCGGACGCCGCGGCGGTGGCCGATGTGTACGGTGCCGGCAAGGTCGGGGTGATCCACTTTGATGCGCATCCGGACTGCTCTCAGGACCTGTTCGGACATCCCGTCTCACACGCCACACCGGTCCGCCGGTTGATCGAGGACGAGCACATCCCCGGGCGCAACTTCATCCAGATCGGTCTGCGCAGCGCGATCGCGCCCGACGACGCCCTGTTCGCCTGGATGCGCGAGCACGGATTGCGCGCGCACTTCATGGCCGAGATCGACCGGCGCGGATTCGATGTGGTCCTCCAGCAGGCCATCGAGGAGGCGTTGGACGGGCCGGAGTACCTGTTCGTGTCGCTGGACATCGACGTGCTGGACCCGGCCTTCGCACCCGGCACCGGCACACCGGAGCCGCCCGGCCTGACGAACCGCGAACTGCTTCCCGCCCTCCGCCGGATCTGCCATGAGACGCCGGTCGTGGGCATGGAGGTCGTCGAGGTCGCACCCCACCTCGATCCCGGTTACACCACGACGATGAATGCCCGCCGGGCCATCTTCGAGGCGCTGACCGGGATCGCCATGCGCCGTAAGGGCCTGCCCGGTCCCGCCTATGTGGACCCGGAGGTCGCCGGACCGCCGCCGGGGCAGCAGACATAG